In the Quercus lobata isolate SW786 chromosome 5, ValleyOak3.0 Primary Assembly, whole genome shotgun sequence genome, one interval contains:
- the LOC115990890 gene encoding fatty acyl-CoA reductase 2-like yields the protein MSFRQSFMSTASVPYKSYSRSLTSTHAIPYGTSIPVLTTTKSYHCYHHYNSTRTSATGRTFRVVCCENKDNAGGDSIGIVSYFQGKNYLITGATGFLAKAFIEKILRTVPDVGKIFLLIKAKNKEAAMHRLETEILDSELFKCLEQMHGKSFKAFMMRKLVPVAGNVCESNLGMDPYTTNEIAKEVDVIINSAANTTLDERYDVALNTNTKGPSRLLGFAKKCKKLSLFLHVSTAYVNGERQGLIMEKPFHIGQTIAEESAKSETLPKSIPVLDIIAEIEMASDLKLFVHENIVAQKMIELGLQRAKIFGWQNTYLFTKAMGEMLLNSMRGDIPLVIIRPSIIESSIKEPFPGWIQGSRMLDPLILSYGKGWLPGFLGDPKAVIDVVPLDMVVNASIAAIAKHGIAAKPELNVYHVGSSAVNPLLVHDLFKFSCNHFTCSPLMNSERTNIRINEMKFFNSMDNFASYISDEIAQRSGLMDTTITDSKLRGKLEIKRKKIVEHVVHLAKIYEPYMVDRGRFDNQNTQKLMEGMSLGEMRDFGFNVGSINWEDYILNVHIPGFRRHVLKGRLAF from the exons atgagTTTTCGCCAAAGTTTCATGTCCACGGCATCTGTGCCTTATAAATCCTATTCACGATCTCTCACCAGTACTCATGCAATCCCTTATGGTACTTCAATCCCTGTCCTCACTACCACAAAAAGTTATCATTGCTACCATCACTACAATAGTACCAGAACTTCTGCAACTGGAAGAACTTTTAGAGTGGTTTGTTGCGAAAACAAAGATAATGCCGGAGGTGATAGTATTGGCATTGTTAGTTATTTTCAAGGCAAGAACTATCTTATCACAGGCGCAACTGGATTTCTAGCCAAAG CTTTTATTGAGAAGATTTTACGTACAGTACCTGATGTGGGGAAAATCTTTCTCTTGATCAAGGCAAAGAATAAAGAAGCTGCTATGCACAGACTTGAAACTGAA ATTTTAGATTCGGAACTTTTCAAGTGCTTGGAACAAATGCATGGGAAATCCTTTAAGGCTTTCATGATGAGGAAGCTGGTTCCAGTAGCTGGGAATGTTTGTGAATCCAATCTGGGGATGGATCCCTATACAACTAATGAAATCGCAAAGGAAGTTGATGTGATCATAAATTCAGCCGCCAATACAACTTTAGACGAAAG gtatgaTGTTGCTCTCAACACCAACACAAAAGGACCTTCCCGACTCCTAGGTTTTGCAAAGAAGTGCAAAAAACTTAGCCTTTTCTTGCATGTATCAACTG CATATGTCAATGGGGAGAGACAAGGATTAATTATGGAGAAACCTTTCCACATAGGACAGACAATAGCAGAGGAAAGTGCCAAGTCAGAAACCCTTCCAAAATCTATCCCAGTGTTGGATATCATTGCTGAAATAGAAATGGCTTCagatttgaaattatttgtgcATGAAAATATTGTTGCTCAAAAGATGATAGAATTGGGTTTGCAAAG AGCAAAAATCTTTGGATGGCAAAACACTTATTTGTTCACCAAGGCCATGGGAGAGATGCTATTAAATAGCATGAGAGGAGATATTCCACTAGTCATCATCCGCCCAAGTATAATTGAGAGCTCCATCAAAGAGCCTTTCCCAGGATGGATACAGGGAAGCAG AATGTTGGATCCATTGATCTTATCCTATGGTAAAGGCTGGCTCCCAGGATTTCTTGGAGACCCAAAAGCAGTTATAGACGTG GTTCCTTTGGACATGGTTGTCAACGCGTCCATAGCAGCCATAGCAAAGCATGGGATAGCTGCGAAACCTGAATTAAATGTCTACCACGTTGGGTCATCTGCTGTAAACCCGCTTTTGGTTCATGATTTATTCAAGTTTTCTTGCAATCACTTCACTTGTTCTCCATTAATGAACTCGGAAAGGACAAACATACGCATCAATGAAATGAAGTTTTTCAATTCAATGGACAATTTCGCCTCTTACATTTCGGATGAAATAGCTCAAAGAAGTGGACTAATGGATACAACCATTACAGACTCTAAGTTGCGAGGCAAGCTGGAAATAAAACGCAAGAAGATAGTGGAGCATGTTGTTCACTTGGCTAAAATTTATGAGCCATATATGGTCGATAGGGGAAG GTTTGACAATCAAAATACCCAGAAATTGATGGAAGGCATGTCACTGGGAGAGATGAGGGACTTTGGATTCAACGTAGGCAGCATAAACTGGGAGGATTACATATTGAATGTTCATATTCCAGGTTTTAGAAGGCATGTATTGAAAGGAAGACTTGCATTctaa
- the LOC115992717 gene encoding N-acetyl-D-glucosamine kinase, with protein MKNSLLNGDEVHENGGCDDDDVVLGVDGGTTSTVCVCMPLLPLISSQNLPNPLPILARAVAGSSNHNSVGESASKDTLEKVMSEALSKSGSNWSAVRAVCLGVSGVNHPTDQDRIIHWLRDIFPSHVKLYVHNDALAALASGTMGKLHGCVLIAGTGSISYGFSKDGREARAAGAGPVLGDWGSGYGIAAQALTAVVRAHDGRGPQTALTDCILKALSLSSPDELIGWTYADPSWARIAALVPDVVSCAESGDQIAHKILADAVQELALSVKAVVQRLSLCGADGNGSFPVVMVGGVLEANKSWDIGKEVINCIQRHYPGAYPVRPEVEPAVGAALLAWNFLMKESERHHNS; from the exons ATGAAGAATAGCCTCCTAAACGGAGACGAAGTACATGAAAATGGTGGCTGCGACGACGACGACGTCGTTCTGGGCGTCGATGGCGGAACCACCTCCACCGTTTGCGTCTGCATGCCGTTGCTTCCcttaatttctagccaaaacctCCCAAACCCTCTCCCGATTCTCGCACGTGCCGTCGCCGGTTCTTCCAACCACAACAGCGTCGGAG AGAGTGCTTCGAAGGATACATTGGAAAAGGTTATGTCTGAGGCCCTTTCGAAATCGGGTTCGAATTGGTCGGCTGTTCGTGCTGTTTGTTTAGGTGTTTCTGGTGTTAACCATCCAACGGATCAGGATAGGATAATACATTGGTTAAG GGACATTTTCCCTAGCCATGTTAAGCTATATGTCCACAATGATGCACTAGCAGCTCTGGCAAGTGGGACCATGGGAAAGCTTCATGGATGCGTTTTAATTGCTGGTACAGGATCCATTTCATATGGCTTTTCTAAAGATGGTAGAGAAGCTCGTGCTGCAGGTGCAGGACCTGTTTTAGGTGATTGGGGGAG TGGCTATGGGATTGCTGCACAGGCATTAACAGCAGTAGTGAGGGCCCATGATGGTCGTGGTCCACAGACAGCACTTACAGATTGTATTTTGAAAGCTCTCAGCCTTTCTTCTCCGGATGAACTGATAGG GTGGACTTATGCGGATCCATCTTGGGCACGCATTGCAGCACTTGTCCCAGATGTAGTGTCTTGTGCAGAATCTGGTGATCAAATTGCACATAAAATACTTGCTGATGCAGTCCAGGAATTGGCTCTAAGTGTGAAAGCTGTTGTTCAAAGACTTTCCTTGTGTGGTGCAG ATGGAAATGGTTCTTTTCCTGTTGTGATGGTTGGTGGTGTCCTTGAAGCTAATAAGAGTTGGGATATAGGAAAAGAAGTTATTAATTGCATCCAAAGACACTACCCTGGGGCTTATCCAGTTAGACCAGAG GTAGAGCCTGCTGTTGGGGCAGCTTTGCTGGCCTGGAATTTCTTGATGAAAGAATCAGAAAGGCACCACAACAGCTGA
- the LOC115990889 gene encoding uncharacterized protein LOC115990889, which yields MSRRSIVIVPVSFMCKGFTTLLTKAELERRIRGVSICRGAPRVTNLLFVDDSLLFCQATPKEGEVVEEILQTYERALGQSINLEKSLVFFSSNTTDIQKQQMLQILGVKEVVKFESYLGLPTLIGRTKYHTFAYLKDRVWKILQGWKGMLLSRASKEILIKAVA from the coding sequence ATGTCAAGGAGATCCATTGTCATCGTACCTGTTTCTTTTATGTGCAAAGGTTTCACTACTCTGTTGACCAAAGCTGAATTGGAAAGGAGGATTAGAGGTGTGTCAATTTGTAGAGGAGCACCCAGAGTTACTAATTTATTGTTTGTAGATGATTCTTTGTTGTTTTGTCAAGCAACACCAAAGGAAGGGGAAGTGGTAGAAGAAATTCTTCAAACCTATGAAAGGGCTTTAGGTCAAAGTATAAATTTGGAGAAGTCTTTAGTTTTCTTTAGTAGCAATACTACAGATATTCAGAAACAACAGATGTTACAGATTCTGGGGGTCAAGGAGGTGGTGAAGTTTGAATCTTATTTAGGGTTGCCAACTTTGATTGGAAGGACTAAATATCACACATTTGCTTATTTGAAAGATAGAGTATGGAAGATACTACAAGGATGGAAAGGCATGCTTTTATCCAGAGCTAGCAAAGAGATTCTTATAAAGGCTGTAGCTTAA